A single genomic interval of Sebastes umbrosus isolate fSebUmb1 chromosome 9, fSebUmb1.pri, whole genome shotgun sequence harbors:
- the nocta gene encoding nocturnin isoform X2 yields the protein MTVGLSCIVLRFRKKRKESYRPNMEAIVYPMGGSSSSRLFGTLAQSLNSAPLAQPDLYPEENHDQDLVETNPDQLLRECEEALQRRPARPHRDLVCPSGMAPCPHKHNPSIRIMQWNILAQALGEGKDGFVRCPLDALNWQERKYLILEEILTYRPDILCLQEVDHYYDTFQPIMASLGYHGTFLAKPWSPCLDVEQNNGPDGCALFYRRSRFSLQATAHLRLSAMMLPTNQVAIVQTLHCQITGRRLCVAVTHLKARSGWERLRSAQGADLLQSLRSITSHAGSQNEAAPGAVPLVVCGDFNAEPSEDVYRRFSASALGLNSAYKLLSSDGQTEPAYTTWKIRPSGESCSTLDYIWYTHDALSVERLLDIPTEEQIGPDRLPSYHYPSDHLSLLCDVSFREEPHRLM from the exons ATGACAGTTGGATTGTCCTGCATAGTCCTCAGGTTtaggaagaagagaaaagaaagctaTCGACCAAACATGGAGGCCATAG TTTATCCAAtgggtggcagcagcagcagcaggttgttTGGTACGTTGGCCCAGTCACTGAACAGCGCCCCCCTGGCCCAACCAGACCTATACCCAGAAGAGAACCATGACCAGGACCTGGTCGAGACCAACCCGGACCAGCTGCTCAGAGAGTGTGAGGAGGCCCTGCAGAGGCGTCCGGCCCGGCCACATCGGGATCTGGTCTGTCCCAGCGGCATGGCGCCCTGCCCCCACAAGCACAACCCATCGATACGGATCATGCAGTGGAATATACTCGCACAAG cTCTTGGTGAGGGGAAGGACGGGTTTGTCCGCTGTCCACTGGACGCTCTCAACTGGCAGGAAAGGAAGTACCTGATCCTGGAAGAGATCCTCACCTACCGCCCAGACATCCTGTGCCTACAGGAAGTGGACCACTACTACGACACTTTCCAGCCAATCATGGCCAGCCtcggttaccatggcaccttcCTGGCCAAACCCTGGTCTCCCTGTCTGGACGTAGAGCAGAATAACGGCCCCGACGGCTGCGCCCTGTTCTACCGCCGCTCACGCTTCTCTCTCCAGGCCACGGCTCACCTGCGTCTGTCGGCCATGATGCTGCCCACCAACCAGGTGGCCATCGTCCAGACTCTGCACTGCCAGATAACGGGCCGCCGGCTGTGCGTGGCCGTCACCCATCTGAAAGCTCGTAGCGGATGGGAGAGGCTGCGGAGCGCGCAGGGTGCCGACTTGCTGCAAAGTTTACGCAGCATCACATCCCACGCTGGCAGCCAGAACGAGGCGGCGCCAGGTGCCGTCCCTCTGGTGGTGTGCGGGGACTTTAACGCAGAGCCCTCAGAGGACGTTTACCGGCGCTTCAGCGCCTCCGCTCTCGGCCTGAACTCCGCGTACAAGCTGTTGAGCTCCGACGGACAGACGGAACCGGCCTATACCACGTGGAAGATCCGCCCCTCTGGAGAGAGCTGCAGCACTCTGGACTACATCTGGTATACCCACGATGCTTTGAGTGTGGAGCGCCTGTTGGACATTCCCACGGAGGAGCAGATCGGCCCAGACCGCCTCCCCTCCTACCACTACCCCTCTGACCATCTATCACTGCTCTGTGACGTGAGCTTCAGGGAGGAGCCCCATAGGTTGATGTAG